A stretch of Gemmatimonadaceae bacterium DNA encodes these proteins:
- a CDS encoding peptidylprolyl isomerase, whose amino-acid sequence MPVVRLSRLALVVALPVAVTACKTKEQAPGVPATTAAASAVRPPSATPAASPDSFRVLFETSRGNFTVDVTRSLAPIGVDRFYEMVEGGYFTDVRFFRVVSGFVAQFGMHGDPKVNGEWMNSSLTDDPVKTSNVRGTIVYATTPRPNSRSSQFFINFGDNSMLDAQGFAPFGHVVEGMDVVDALNSEYGESPDQGRIESEGNAYLMQAFPKLDYIKSAKVVPR is encoded by the coding sequence ATGCCTGTCGTTCGCCTGTCCCGGTTGGCTTTGGTGGTCGCATTGCCCGTGGCCGTTACGGCCTGCAAGACCAAGGAGCAGGCGCCGGGCGTTCCTGCGACAACGGCCGCTGCGTCCGCCGTTCGTCCGCCGTCCGCCACACCGGCCGCCAGCCCTGACTCGTTTCGTGTGCTGTTCGAGACCAGTCGTGGCAATTTCACGGTCGACGTCACGCGTTCTCTCGCCCCCATCGGCGTCGATCGATTCTACGAAATGGTGGAGGGCGGCTACTTCACCGATGTCCGCTTCTTTCGCGTCGTCTCCGGTTTCGTCGCCCAGTTCGGCATGCATGGCGATCCGAAGGTCAACGGCGAGTGGATGAACAGCTCCCTCACCGACGATCCGGTCAAGACCAGCAATGTCCGCGGCACGATCGTGTATGCCACGACGCCGCGACCGAACTCCCGATCCAGTCAGTTCTTCATCAATTTCGGCGACAACTCCATGCTTGACGCGCAGGGCTTCGCGCCCTTCGGTCACGTGGTGGAGGGAATGGACGTGGTGGACGCCCTCAATTCCGAATACGGCGAGTCGCCGGATCAAGGGCGAATCGAATCGGAGGGTAATGCGTACTTGATGCAGGCGTTCCCCAAGCTTGACTACATCAAGTCGGCCAAAGTCGTGCCGAGATAG
- a CDS encoding twin-arginine translocation signal domain-containing protein → MSQIPRDQSTGRHQSPAEVTRRDFLRRAGLAGAALTVVGPQLNDGLHAAPVLSGSAPTTLQPAAVDPFTGLSAPPPPGSYSGLRWRHLGPFRGGRVAAVSGVPGRTNEFYYGAVNGGVWKSIDGGRVWSPIFDEQPVASIGALAVAPTKPDTMYVGSGESTLRDSTGFGNGVYKSTDAGKTWTHLGLTDTHHIGRIAIDPKNPDIVFVAAIGKLYSASEERGVFRSTNGGKTWQRVLRPTTSVGAVDVVIDPSDSKVVYAALWATRRPPWFTYAPTNGPGGGLFKSTDGGSTWTPMTKGLPAEGIGRSGIAVCPSNPRRLYAVVDCLLPEPGGPAAAAPQVGVPAASGQGGVFRSDDAGASWRRLSSDSALWGRGWYFEKITVDPKNADIVYVPNVSVSRSTDGGATWVALRGSPGGDDYHQAWISPDDSDTMIVASDQGAIITRNARATDPTTVTWSSWLNQATAQVYHISVDHRFPYWVTGAQQDSGAVAVRSQGKFGQISTRDWEPIAPGGESGYTAGDPLHPGMVYGGNGSRWDLAQNAPVPGTTAPKGPEAERSDWTQPLVLSKADPRALYYANQYVFKSTDGARTWTRISDDLTRANAGIPPTLDATAAAQVDRNGKRGVVYTVAPSPLYVPMLWVGTDDGLIYLSTTDGKAWKDVTPPSVAPWSRVTMIDASYHDMNVAYATVDRHQLEDFEPYVFRTRDQGKTWQSITKGLPAGVYCHTIKTDRLRQGLLFVGTERGAYVSFDDGDNWQPLQLNLPVTSVRDFEVHGNDLVVGTHGRGIWVIDDISPLRQLTDQVVAADVYLFQPADAINMLQTGDNGTPLQKDEPQAPNSEHGAAIDYYLRRAPNGTVTLEILDVSGAVVRTFSSTAAPAAAGGRGGAAPGRIPNTSALWRVPPTPFAATAGMHRVVWNPVSAGGRRGPDGGGFAAPTELTGVFTARLTVDGQTQSRTFHVAPDPRSAELAR, encoded by the coding sequence ATGTCACAGATACCGCGCGATCAGTCGACGGGCCGCCACCAGTCTCCCGCCGAAGTCACCCGCCGCGATTTCCTGCGTCGAGCGGGGCTGGCCGGCGCCGCGCTGACGGTGGTCGGACCGCAGCTGAACGACGGGCTGCACGCCGCCCCGGTTCTGTCCGGCAGCGCGCCCACAACGCTCCAACCGGCAGCGGTCGATCCGTTCACAGGCTTGAGCGCACCGCCACCACCCGGCAGTTATTCGGGGCTGCGCTGGCGACATCTCGGTCCGTTTCGCGGCGGGCGTGTTGCGGCCGTCAGCGGCGTGCCGGGCCGCACCAACGAGTTCTATTACGGCGCGGTGAACGGCGGCGTATGGAAGTCGATCGACGGGGGCCGGGTGTGGTCGCCGATATTCGACGAGCAGCCGGTGGCTTCCATTGGCGCGCTGGCGGTGGCGCCGACAAAACCCGACACGATGTATGTCGGCTCTGGTGAGAGCACGCTGCGCGATTCCACCGGGTTCGGCAACGGCGTATACAAATCGACCGATGCCGGCAAGACGTGGACACACCTGGGACTCACCGACACGCATCACATCGGTCGCATTGCCATCGACCCGAAGAATCCGGATATCGTGTTCGTGGCGGCCATTGGCAAATTGTATTCGGCCAGCGAAGAGCGCGGTGTGTTTCGTTCCACGAATGGTGGCAAGACGTGGCAGCGCGTGTTGCGCCCCACCACCAGTGTCGGCGCCGTGGATGTCGTGATCGACCCGAGCGATTCCAAGGTGGTGTACGCGGCGCTGTGGGCCACGCGGCGTCCACCGTGGTTCACGTATGCGCCAACCAATGGCCCGGGCGGGGGATTGTTCAAATCCACCGACGGCGGATCGACGTGGACGCCGATGACCAAGGGGCTGCCGGCCGAGGGTATTGGTCGCAGCGGCATCGCCGTGTGCCCCAGCAATCCCAGGCGCCTGTATGCCGTGGTGGATTGTCTGTTGCCCGAGCCGGGCGGACCGGCGGCGGCGGCGCCGCAGGTTGGCGTGCCGGCGGCCAGTGGGCAGGGTGGTGTCTTTCGTTCCGACGATGCCGGTGCGTCGTGGCGGCGCCTGTCGAGTGATTCCGCGTTGTGGGGTCGCGGGTGGTACTTCGAAAAAATCACGGTCGATCCGAAGAACGCCGACATCGTATACGTGCCCAACGTGTCGGTGTCGCGTTCCACCGACGGCGGCGCGACGTGGGTGGCACTGCGCGGCTCTCCGGGCGGCGACGACTATCATCAGGCGTGGATTTCACCGGATGATTCGGACACGATGATTGTGGCGAGCGATCAGGGCGCGATCATCACGCGCAATGCACGCGCGACCGATCCCACCACGGTAACCTGGAGTTCGTGGCTCAATCAGGCCACGGCGCAGGTGTATCACATCTCGGTTGATCATCGTTTCCCGTACTGGGTGACCGGCGCCCAACAGGACAGTGGTGCGGTGGCGGTGCGTTCACAGGGCAAGTTCGGACAGATCTCCACGCGCGACTGGGAGCCCATCGCGCCTGGCGGCGAGAGCGGCTATACCGCCGGTGATCCGCTGCACCCCGGCATGGTGTACGGCGGCAACGGCAGTCGCTGGGACCTCGCGCAAAACGCACCCGTGCCTGGCACCACGGCGCCCAAGGGTCCCGAGGCCGAGCGCAGCGACTGGACGCAACCGCTGGTGTTGTCGAAGGCCGATCCGCGCGCGCTGTACTACGCGAATCAGTACGTGTTCAAGTCAACGGACGGCGCGCGCACCTGGACGCGCATCAGCGACGACCTGACGCGTGCGAACGCGGGCATTCCGCCCACGCTTGACGCCACGGCAGCGGCGCAGGTTGATCGCAACGGGAAGCGCGGGGTGGTGTACACCGTGGCGCCCTCGCCGTTGTACGTGCCCATGCTGTGGGTGGGCACCGATGACGGATTGATCTACCTGTCAACCACCGACGGCAAGGCGTGGAAGGACGTGACGCCGCCGAGTGTCGCGCCGTGGAGTCGCGTGACCATGATTGATGCGTCGTATCACGACATGAACGTGGCCTATGCCACGGTGGACCGGCACCAGCTCGAGGATTTCGAGCCGTACGTGTTCCGCACGCGTGATCAGGGGAAGACGTGGCAGTCCATCACGAAGGGACTGCCCGCCGGCGTGTACTGCCACACCATCAAGACCGACCGGCTGCGACAGGGACTGCTGTTCGTGGGCACGGAGCGCGGCGCGTACGTGTCGTTTGACGACGGCGACAACTGGCAACCGCTGCAGCTCAACTTGCCGGTCACATCGGTGCGCGACTTCGAGGTGCATGGCAACGATCTCGTGGTGGGCACGCACGGGCGCGGCATCTGGGTGATCGACGACATCAGCCCGCTGCGTCAGCTCACCGATCAGGTGGTTGCCGCCGATGTGTACCTGTTCCAGCCGGCCGATGCCATCAACATGCTGCAAACCGGTGACAACGGGACGCCGCTGCAGAAGGATGAACCGCAGGCACCAAACTCGGAGCACGGCGCGGCCATTGACTATTACTTGCGTCGCGCGCCCAATGGAACAGTGACGCTGGAGATTCTGGATGTGAGCGGCGCAGTGGTACGCACGTTTTCCTCGACAGCCGCGCCGGCCGCCGCGGGCGGTCGCGGTGGAGCGGCTCCCGGACGCATTCCAAATACGTCGGCGTTGTGGCGTGTGCCGCCCACGCCATTCGCCGCGACGGCGGGCATGCATCGCGTGGTGTGGAATCCGGTTTCCGCCGGCGGACGCCGCGGCCCCGACGGCGGCGGATTTGCTGCACCGACGGAACTCACCGGTGTGTTCACCGCGCGACTCACCGTGGACGGACAAACGCAGTCGCGCACGTTTCATGTGGCGCCCGATCCGCGCAGTGCGGAGCTGGCGCGATAG
- a CDS encoding thioredoxin family protein — MPTRLAFPRITLQAFLALGASSVAAQSKPIRVELAYAAPVDGKPKPNFSPKGTQIALSNVSAVTILPTGAVRPAKQGSIMVGPDKASWIPVLAAASAEHPSDLCQLFVDRNRNGDFTDDGAALLATPAQNEKTRAWWSSINKVELTVSYGAARQSQPFLVNFWSVREDSAAAPDVLRYSVNSWRYGTVTVNGVSALVAAMDGDNNAIFNKDDMWSVLTASAPDAEKAVLSIGEARATNRLMFVSTGAKDIPLEFRSFTPDGSAMTFVVVPRAITKVADRAPDDMVREERARPRTDAPFAWGKDVDAAVALAKTGGRKVFIDFEATWCGPCHTMDQWVWNDVDVALQLNAGFIGVKVDADLQKALVKRLKISGYPTMMMMDADGKELQRVVGYQSSKEILGFLKKP; from the coding sequence ATGCCTACACGCCTCGCCTTCCCACGGATCACGTTACAAGCCTTCCTCGCCCTCGGCGCGTCGTCCGTCGCCGCGCAATCGAAGCCCATTCGAGTGGAACTGGCTTACGCCGCGCCCGTCGACGGAAAGCCCAAGCCCAACTTCAGCCCCAAGGGCACGCAAATCGCCCTGAGCAATGTGTCGGCCGTCACGATCTTGCCGACCGGAGCGGTGCGACCCGCCAAGCAGGGGTCCATCATGGTGGGCCCCGACAAGGCGTCATGGATTCCGGTGTTGGCCGCGGCCAGCGCCGAGCATCCCAGCGACCTCTGCCAGCTGTTTGTCGACCGCAATCGCAATGGCGATTTCACCGACGATGGCGCGGCCTTGCTGGCCACACCCGCGCAGAATGAGAAGACCAGGGCGTGGTGGAGCTCCATCAACAAGGTCGAGTTGACGGTGTCGTACGGGGCCGCCAGGCAGTCGCAGCCATTTCTGGTGAACTTCTGGTCGGTGCGCGAAGACTCGGCCGCTGCGCCCGATGTGCTGCGCTATTCAGTGAACTCGTGGCGGTACGGCACCGTCACGGTGAACGGCGTCAGCGCCTTGGTCGCCGCCATGGATGGTGACAACAACGCCATCTTCAACAAGGACGACATGTGGAGCGTGCTGACCGCGTCAGCACCCGACGCCGAGAAAGCTGTCTTGAGCATCGGTGAAGCGCGCGCCACCAATCGACTGATGTTCGTCAGCACTGGCGCCAAGGACATTCCACTGGAGTTCCGGTCGTTCACGCCCGACGGCAGTGCGATGACGTTTGTCGTGGTGCCACGCGCCATCACCAAGGTGGCCGATCGCGCGCCCGACGACATGGTGCGGGAGGAACGCGCGCGACCGCGCACCGACGCGCCATTTGCCTGGGGCAAGGATGTCGACGCCGCGGTGGCGCTGGCCAAGACGGGCGGCCGCAAGGTGTTCATCGACTTCGAGGCCACCTGGTGCGGGCCCTGCCACACGATGGATCAGTGGGTATGGAACGACGTCGACGTGGCGCTGCAACTCAACGCGGGGTTCATCGGCGTGAAGGTGGACGCCGACCTGCAGAAGGCGTTGGTGAAGCGACTGAAGATTTCCGGATATCCCACCATGATGATGATGGACGCCGACGGCAAGGAGCTGCAGCGGGTGGTGGGGTATCAGTCGTCGAAGGAGATTCTCGGGTTCCTGAAGAAACCCTGA
- a CDS encoding Nramp family divalent metal transporter, protein MRTRDKLGPGLVFFFTAMGPGTFLSSAVAGATYGYSLIWALGLALLFRYVWVNTAAAYVLVTGESLLQGYARIGKWLVWTALVVTIVVRHSSNLYTVLLMGNAAHLLMPLPMAHSGAIWTVALTLLGVAMMIRGGYPLIERGCTVVIVILGITLPVAAVMAHPDPAAVARGLFIPTIPNSTGLYSAMLLLAAMIGAQAGSMSNLSYSYFATEKGWRGVDDLARQRTDLRTSTFARFAVGTLLQVAAAATLLPMGIKPSSAEQLVRIFSDSMGLVGKVIFGVGLLGICFSSFVGGTMGYSLIVRDICRRYVPGLRVASDAPVMTQPSQRDPVYRWSIALLGLSPLYIVLLNVEPVALTLLVRSMVVIVIPVLVGSLMILANNRALMGEHRPNRFSNLMMGLLVMVSIYLTGKNANEWWHKLVG, encoded by the coding sequence GTGCGCACTAGGGACAAGCTGGGACCGGGGCTGGTGTTCTTCTTCACCGCGATGGGACCAGGCACCTTCCTGTCCAGCGCGGTGGCGGGCGCGACGTACGGCTACTCGCTCATCTGGGCCCTGGGTCTGGCGCTGCTCTTTCGCTACGTGTGGGTGAACACGGCCGCGGCGTACGTCCTGGTGACAGGTGAGAGTCTGTTGCAGGGGTATGCGCGCATTGGCAAATGGCTGGTGTGGACGGCACTGGTGGTGACAATCGTCGTCCGTCACTCCAGCAACCTGTACACTGTCCTGCTGATGGGGAACGCGGCGCACCTGCTGATGCCGCTGCCCATGGCGCACAGCGGCGCCATCTGGACGGTGGCGTTGACGCTGCTTGGCGTGGCCATGATGATCCGGGGCGGCTATCCGCTCATCGAACGCGGTTGCACGGTGGTGATTGTGATTTTGGGTATCACGTTGCCCGTCGCCGCCGTGATGGCACACCCCGATCCGGCCGCCGTGGCGCGCGGATTGTTCATTCCCACGATCCCCAACAGCACAGGGTTGTACAGTGCGATGCTCTTGCTGGCGGCGATGATCGGCGCGCAGGCCGGCAGCATGAGCAACCTGAGCTACTCGTACTTCGCCACGGAAAAAGGTTGGCGCGGCGTTGACGATCTCGCGCGGCAGCGCACAGATCTGCGCACCAGCACCTTTGCGCGATTCGCCGTTGGCACCCTGCTGCAGGTGGCCGCGGCCGCCACACTGCTACCGATGGGCATCAAGCCGTCCAGCGCCGAACAGCTGGTGCGCATCTTCAGCGACAGCATGGGACTTGTCGGTAAAGTGATCTTCGGCGTCGGCCTGCTGGGAATCTGCTTCAGCAGTTTCGTGGGCGGCACGATGGGATACTCGCTGATCGTGCGCGACATCTGCCGACGGTACGTGCCCGGACTGCGAGTGGCCAGTGATGCCCCGGTCATGACGCAACCCAGTCAACGCGATCCGGTGTACCGGTGGTCGATTGCGCTACTGGGGCTCTCGCCACTGTACATCGTGCTGCTCAACGTGGAACCCGTGGCACTGACCCTGCTGGTGCGCTCAATGGTGGTGATTGTGATTCCGGTGCTGGTGGGCTCGCTGATGATACTGGCGAACAACCGCGCACTGATGGGTGAGCACCGACCCAATCGGTTCAGCAACCTCATGATGGGGCTGCTGGTGATGGTGTCGATCTACCTCACGGGCAAGAACGCCAACGAGTGGTGGCATAAGCTCGTCGGGTGA
- a CDS encoding carboxypeptidase regulatory-like domain-containing protein — protein sequence MTDLLHFHAVHTMRRLVLLVCTLLLMVVSAAPASAQQLDVIRGRVLGPDSMPVSGVQVKATSYSGNVSKAAKTDRNGRYSITYPNGEGDYWLEFRAIGYVAKRFEIKRVADEEILLADTRLASSIATLEQVTTTANAARALVNRADPGGNVGGGERPLSSTGLSPDQMGNLAAMAAGLPGIQLIPGLDGAADQFSALGLSADQNSTTFNGLGSGINTLPPDAQVRASVLTYSYDPAIGNFSGARIALVSQPGTNYSFRQASTNAITPSLQFADDIAEQQNQKYSNFQLGAGGRGPITMDRNFYNTSFGLTRNYKDLPSLLNTSALGLSSAGVARDSVTRLLNILQQANIPASLPNAPSLQATDAASLQANFDLTPGTSGTGNALTLGLLGNYRQSQQVTGLGGSSILTTPAHNGETKQWSGIASLRHTNYFWFGILSNTNLGLSLSGTENEPYLRLPNGSVRINSLFDDGTSAVRSLSFGGNPALALGQRAQTIELSNEMRWYAGNNRHAVKLTSDVRKEGFTADQSANLFGSFSFNSLAELQAGQASSFNRTLFAPERTGDQITAAFSLGDFWRPSQDVQIQYGLRLDANRFLTTPGQNALVEQKLGVRNDAVPNRAYLSPRLGFTWIYGTAPQIAFIPGAARPPRALIQGGVGVFQNLRGSDLIATAVNNTGLASSTQQISCAGPAAPIPAWSSYGANAANIPTTCADGTSGTVFSNSTPNVTLFDPNFQQSRVWRSNLSWSGPIIDNRFAFGVSGVYSLNLNQQDALDRNFRGAQRFTLSSEAGRPVYANVNAIDARTGAMALQDTRITTDFLRVSEARSDLRSDARQLLFTLRPITANPKLRWNASYQLMVLRDQYRGFSSTVGDPFAKSWGQSLQPGRHQIGVGFSDFPIFDVVYLSWNLAFVSGMPFTPSIQGDVNGDGSGFNDRAFVFDPSTTADPALATAMRDLLNNGEAAARTCLNAQMGKLASRGSCRAPWQTQASLSFRFNPQKIGLPKRASINFSINNPLGLADLMLHGQDIRGWGQNIMPDQSLLFVRGFDPATKQFKYEVNQRFGSTRPTQSTQRVLPLISLRIQMDIGVPRERQVLTQRLDIGRGKPGTKSTAPLLKSLGSSTIPNPMMLILQQPDSLKLTRKQADSLAALSRLFTQKADALWTPVSKYLEAVPDSYDKSAAYDQYVTAREKTVDYLLTLIPSVNQLLTKAQKRKLPLQILNFLDVRVLKFMRSSSAGIETSPFIIR from the coding sequence ATGACCGACCTTCTCCATTTCCACGCCGTCCACACCATGCGTCGTCTTGTCCTGCTCGTATGTACCTTGCTATTGATGGTCGTTTCTGCCGCACCGGCGAGCGCGCAGCAACTGGATGTCATCCGGGGGCGGGTGCTTGGGCCCGACTCCATGCCGGTCAGCGGTGTGCAGGTCAAGGCGACCTCGTATTCGGGAAACGTGTCGAAGGCCGCCAAGACCGACCGGAATGGCCGGTACAGCATCACGTACCCGAATGGTGAAGGCGACTACTGGCTGGAGTTCCGCGCCATCGGCTATGTGGCGAAGCGGTTCGAGATCAAGCGCGTGGCGGACGAGGAGATCCTGCTGGCCGACACCAGGCTGGCGTCCAGCATCGCCACACTCGAGCAGGTGACCACCACCGCCAACGCGGCCCGCGCACTGGTCAATCGTGCCGATCCGGGAGGCAATGTCGGCGGCGGCGAGCGCCCGCTGTCGTCTACCGGGCTGTCGCCGGATCAGATGGGCAATCTCGCCGCCATGGCGGCGGGGCTTCCCGGCATTCAGCTCATCCCCGGGCTTGACGGTGCCGCCGATCAGTTTTCGGCGCTGGGACTTTCGGCCGACCAGAACAGCACCACGTTCAACGGGCTTGGCTCGGGCATCAACACGTTGCCGCCTGATGCGCAGGTGCGCGCATCAGTGCTCACGTACAGCTACGATCCGGCCATCGGCAACTTCAGCGGTGCGCGTATTGCGCTGGTCTCGCAGCCGGGCACCAACTATTCGTTTCGGCAGGCCAGCACCAACGCCATCACGCCGTCGCTGCAATTCGCCGACGACATCGCCGAGCAGCAAAACCAGAAGTACAGCAACTTCCAGTTGGGTGCCGGTGGTCGTGGACCGATCACGATGGACCGGAATTTCTACAACACCTCGTTTGGCCTGACGCGCAACTACAAGGACTTGCCGTCGCTGCTCAACACCAGCGCACTGGGCTTGTCGTCGGCCGGCGTGGCACGCGATTCCGTAACGCGCCTGCTCAATATTCTGCAGCAAGCCAACATCCCGGCGAGTCTGCCCAACGCGCCATCGCTGCAGGCGACTGATGCGGCCAGTTTGCAGGCCAACTTCGACCTGACACCAGGCACCTCGGGCACCGGCAACGCGCTGACGCTGGGGCTGCTGGGCAACTATCGGCAAAGCCAGCAGGTGACGGGCCTTGGCGGCTCGTCCATTCTCACCACGCCCGCGCACAACGGTGAAACCAAGCAGTGGAGTGGCATCGCCTCGCTGCGCCACACCAACTACTTCTGGTTCGGCATTCTTTCCAACACCAATCTGGGCCTGAGTCTCAGCGGCACCGAGAACGAACCGTACTTGCGTCTGCCCAATGGCAGCGTGCGCATCAACTCGCTGTTCGATGACGGCACATCGGCCGTTCGGTCGCTGTCATTTGGCGGCAATCCGGCGTTGGCGCTGGGTCAGCGCGCACAAACCATCGAGCTCTCCAACGAGATGCGCTGGTATGCCGGCAACAACCGGCACGCTGTCAAGCTGACATCGGACGTGCGCAAGGAGGGATTCACGGCCGACCAGAGCGCCAATCTGTTCGGATCGTTCTCGTTCAACTCGCTGGCCGAGTTGCAGGCCGGACAGGCTTCGTCGTTCAATCGCACGTTGTTTGCGCCCGAGCGGACCGGCGATCAAATCACCGCCGCCTTTTCGCTGGGCGATTTCTGGCGTCCGTCGCAGGATGTCCAGATCCAGTATGGACTGCGCCTCGATGCGAATCGGTTCCTCACCACGCCGGGCCAGAATGCGCTGGTGGAGCAGAAGCTGGGCGTCCGCAACGACGCCGTGCCCAATCGCGCGTATCTCAGTCCGCGACTGGGGTTCACGTGGATATATGGAACTGCTCCGCAGATTGCCTTCATCCCCGGTGCGGCGCGTCCGCCGCGGGCGCTCATTCAGGGCGGCGTGGGTGTCTTCCAGAACCTGCGCGGATCGGATCTCATTGCCACAGCCGTGAACAACACCGGCCTGGCCAGTTCGACGCAGCAGATTTCCTGCGCCGGGCCCGCGGCGCCGATACCGGCGTGGTCCAGCTATGGCGCCAATGCGGCGAATATTCCCACTACCTGCGCCGACGGCACCAGCGGCACGGTGTTTTCCAACAGCACGCCAAACGTCACGCTGTTCGATCCGAACTTCCAGCAGTCGCGCGTGTGGCGTTCCAACCTGAGTTGGAGCGGCCCCATCATCGACAATCGGTTCGCCTTTGGCGTGTCGGGCGTGTACTCGCTCAATCTCAACCAGCAGGACGCGCTCGATCGCAACTTCCGGGGTGCACAGCGGTTCACGTTGAGCAGTGAAGCCGGCCGACCAGTGTACGCCAACGTGAACGCCATCGATGCGCGCACCGGCGCCATGGCCCTGCAGGACACCCGCATCACGACGGATTTTCTGCGCGTCTCCGAAGCGCGGTCCGACCTGCGCTCGGATGCGCGTCAGCTGCTGTTCACCTTGCGCCCCATCACGGCCAATCCCAAGCTGCGTTGGAACGCCTCGTATCAGTTGATGGTGCTGCGAGACCAGTATCGCGGCTTCAGCAGCACCGTCGGCGATCCGTTCGCCAAGTCGTGGGGGCAAAGCCTGCAGCCCGGTCGCCACCAGATTGGCGTGGGCTTCAGCGACTTCCCCATTTTCGACGTGGTGTATCTGTCGTGGAATCTGGCGTTCGTCTCCGGCATGCCGTTCACGCCATCCATTCAAGGCGATGTGAACGGTGACGGCAGCGGATTCAACGATCGCGCGTTCGTGTTCGATCCCTCGACCACGGCCGACCCGGCGCTGGCCACGGCCATGCGCGATTTGCTCAACAACGGCGAGGCGGCGGCGCGCACGTGCCTGAACGCGCAGATGGGGAAGCTGGCGTCGCGTGGCAGCTGCCGCGCGCCATGGCAAACGCAGGCCAGTCTCAGCTTCCGCTTCAATCCGCAGAAGATCGGACTGCCGAAGCGCGCCAGCATCAACTTCAGCATCAACAACCCGCTGGGATTGGCCGATCTCATGTTGCACGGCCAGGACATTCGCGGTTGGGGGCAGAATATCATGCCCGACCAGAGTCTGCTGTTCGTGCGCGGTTTCGATCCGGCCACGAAGCAGTTCAAGTATGAAGTGAACCAGCGGTTCGGCTCCACGCGTCCCACGCAGTCCACGCAACGCGTGCTGCCGTTGATCAGCTTGCGTATACAGATGGATATCGGCGTGCCGCGCGAGCGTCAGGTACTGACGCAGCGACTGGACATCGGTCGCGGCAAACCGGGCACCAAATCGACGGCGCCGTTGCTCAAGTCGCTGGGCAGCAGCACGATCCCCAACCCCATGATGCTCATTTTGCAGCAGCCGGATTCGCTCAAGCTGACGCGCAAGCAGGCGGACAGTCTGGCGGCACTCAGCCGCCTGTTCACGCAGAAGGCGGACGCCCTCTGGACACCGGTGTCCAAGTATCTGGAGGCCGTGCCCGACAGCTATGACAAGTCGGCCGCGTACGACCAGTATGTCACGGCCCGTGAAAAGACGGTGGACTACCTGCTCACGCTGATACCGTCGGTGAATCAACTCCTCACCAAGGCGCAAAAGCGGAAGCTGCCGCTGCAAATTCTCAACTTCCTCGATGTCCGGGTGCTCAAGTTCATGCGCTCGTCCAGCGCGGGGATTGAGACCAGTCCCTTTATCATTCGCTAG